The following nucleotide sequence is from Thermodesulfovibrionia bacterium.
TGGCTCTTCGTGACTTTATATGGGTGAGTGCTTAAAGTTGAGTTTGCCGCAAGTGAAAAGGATCATGTTCATAAAGTTGTCTTTGTTCCGGTAACCTCTAGCTCGTCGTTTGGCAAGTTGGATTTTAGAGTTGATGCCTTCGAGGATTCCGTTGTTGATTTTAGATTTGACGTAATTGAGGATTCCAGACCAATGTGCACGTATTGTGTTTGCCGCTTTTTGAAATGGGAAAATGCCGCTTTTGTCGGCTTGCTTGCACCAGTCTTTGAGGAATTTTTCGGCCATTTTGATGTCGTTGAAGTTCCAGAATTCGCGTAACAGTTCTTTGAGTCGGTATCCTTCTCCGAGTTTAGGGTACAATGTGATGAGTTCCAGCAGTTCGTCGAATTTTTTGTCGCTGAGGTTGTCGCTGTTTTTTAGCAGGGTGTACTTATGGTTCTTGAGTTCGCTGCACTCTTGGCGTTCGATTCTGCGCAGATCGTCCATGGCCTTGTTGACCACTTTGGTGACGTGAAAGTGGTCGAAGGTGATGGCGGCGTTGGGCAAGTATTCGTAGCAGCCAGCGATAAAGGCAGGCGACATGTCAATACTGACCTGTTCGACAGCCTCGCTGGGCGAGCCATTTTCATCCAAAAAAGCAGCTAAAACTGCTACAGAATATTGGTCTTTGCCCTCTGTAACGTCGAAAACCCGTGTTGTGTCCAAATC
It contains:
- a CDS encoding ISL3 family transposase; the protein is MNSKQLFEIALGDISPWQVVSIDFEIGESGNKELHIRLDFPAGSTFLDDLGVPCKAHDTNDHTWRHLNFFEHHCYLHARVPRIKDSGGSVKTVQVPWARRNTGFTLLFEAFAMSLIELEMPVLSVARLVGERDQRIWNIFKHYVRKARANTDYTGIQRVGMDETSFRRGHDYVTVGVDLDTTRVFDVTEGKDQYSVAVLAAFLDENGSPSEAVEQVSIDMSPAFIAGCYEYLPNAAITFDHFHVTKVVNKAMDDLRRIERQECSELKNHKYTLLKNSDNLSDKKFDELLELITLYPKLGEGYRLKELLREFWNFNDIKMAEKFLKDWCKQADKSGIFPFQKAANTIRAHWSGILNYVKSKINNGILEGINSKIQLAKRRARGYRNKDNFMNMILFTCGKLNFKHSPI